Within Aerosakkonema funiforme FACHB-1375, the genomic segment CAACCATCTTTGCTCTATTCCGGCATAAGTTACTGTTTTTTCGACAAATCTGTATCCTTCTAAGTTACTAGCTATCAATTCTGATTCTGGTAATGTTGATATTAATGATTGGGCTGTTTTTATACTTAAAGGTACTCGACACAACCAGCGCAAATCTAACATCAATTTAAGATTTGATTCGGTATATAAAGCGCAGTCTGCTACGATGAGACTATCAACTTCTATTTGGTTTCGGTAATCTACTGCTATTTGTCCAAAACATGATGAGTCGGCTTGGTTTCCCGATGCTAATTTTAAGAAGATTGGTATATCTCCATCTCCCGAACATATTAGTTCGATGATAAATTGTTTTAAATCTGGTCTGTGGTCGCGGGAATAACCGTAGGTGAGCCTAATTTCTTTGGGGGATTTTACTCCTAATTCTTCTGACTCTTGGGTATTGACTGCTTGTTGACGAGCGAATACTACTTCTGGTAAGCTGGTATTGTATTCTCCATGTACGTGCATTGATGATGAATCTAAATGTGATGATAATAAAGATACGTTAAACTTTTTGATGGCATTTAAAGCGATGTTTAAAAATATTCCATCTAGCCCTTTGATAAATAGTTTATCCATCACTCTCCCCAATTTATCATCGTTGAGATATTCTGGTTTGACTCCGGCTCCTATTAAATGTTCACAGGCGATTGTTTCAAAGAATTGCGGAAACATATATAAAGGTCTAGATACAAATCCTAACCCGTTTAAAATCATGGCTTTGACTGTATGACCTGGACTGACTTTTTCTGCTTTCTCTTCACCGATTAATTCATTGATTGTTTCTACTAATCCAATGGCGTCTATGATTCCTGCTACTATTCCTAAATGGTCTATGTTTTGAATCTCTATCTCTT encodes:
- a CDS encoding IS1634 family transposase, whose product is MLINKEIEIQNIDHLGIVAGIIDAIGLVETINELIGEEKAEKVSPGHTVKAMILNGLGFVSRPLYMFPQFFETIACEHLIGAGVKPEYLNDDKLGRVMDKLFIKGLDGIFLNIALNAIKKFNVSLLSSHLDSSSMHVHGEYNTSLPEVVFARQQAVNTQESEELGVKSPKEIRLTYGYSRDHRPDLKQFIIELICSGDGDIPIFLKLASGNQADSSCFGQIAVDYRNQIEVDSLIVADCALYTESNLKLMLDLRWLCRVPLSIKTAQSLISTLPESELIASNLEGYRFVEKTVTYAGIEQRWLVVESESRKESDLRKLFQKIGKAESKVLNELKQLATEKFACEADAVKALAKLSKTFKYHQIEDSKVTEITANKPDKPPIKSYQISATLSKSESKINPEILSAGRFIIATNVLDSSVLSNETMLSEYKAQQSCERGFGFLKDPLFFADSIFLKSPERIESLAMIMGLCLLVYTLAQRQIRTALQESKSTIKNQLGKATDRPTLRWIFQCFQSIHLVLFNQETQVSNWNQSRDFILNLLPEDCLPYYKLVT